In Pseudophryne corroboree isolate aPseCor3 chromosome 7, aPseCor3.hap2, whole genome shotgun sequence, a single window of DNA contains:
- the LOC134944354 gene encoding E3 SUMO-protein ligase KIAA1586-like, with amino-acid sequence MKRQHSLTDFFNKKTKSDSSVVSELALEGSTQSLAQPIQPEESSTSIEIENHNNSSIVNSLPKCSSVQQYKVKFEGLGISNKKLGCEYCAKYDFIKEKSVHTSKEWKGFQIEASGKNRVVQQASLRKKMKEHFSSKAHNICKDNFKIREQDTITNVVDTMNKKYFSTTCRVFNTVYSLSKRCKPFSDIEDEIELQMKNGLDMGIGLHSRKTAVKIVDFIVKEIKKEIFTKITENDKKICLIIDEASTISCKPVIILFLKVEDSVSSPKIFVELVELEKQDAETICSSVMESLNKVGLTKNYLQKHLIGFCSDGASVMLGRKCGVSTWIAKDFPNIILWHCLNHRLQLVLDDSIKEIKQVNHFKIFIDKIYTIFHQSNKNQIELNKISEQLGIEIIKIGRVLGPRWAACSLRSTLAVWRAYPALHHYFSSNAKYLGMATRLKNIFFFTDLALMIDILNEISLLSNALQARNTDIIKAEKLVIRSIKAFEMLEKEKGPYEKKVHELITSESYKNIDFVENHRFVGLPRETLLEGIVTNLKKILMDCGHLKASCSQFNDSNTFKFLTFLEPDYWNIEEVIVPWKAAEEQLHVFNTYFNYQIDINEYRDFVENVLKNYQNYSIPESVQRAKNIVRTIAVSSAEAERGFSKMNIICSEKRSRLTVSNISNIMIISLIGLPLKEWNPTPTVQRWLRVNHTADDARIKAKKIASEDANQTAIWKYLQ; translated from the coding sequence ATGAAAAGGCAACACAGTTTGACAGATTTTTTCAATAAGAAAACAAAGTCAGATTCTTCTGTTGTATCAGAATTGGCCTTGGAAGGTTCAACACAGTCACTAGCACAACCAATCCAGCCTGAAGAAAGCAGCACGTCAATTGAAATAGAAAATCACAACAACTCCAGTATTGTAAATAGTCTTCCTAAATGCTCGTCAGTGCAACAATATAAAGTAAAATTTGAAGGGCTGGGAATTTCTAACAAAAAGTTAGGTTGTGAGTATTGTGCAAAATATGATTTCATAAAAGAGAAAAGTGTTCATACGTCAAAAGAGTGGAAAGGTTTTCAGATTGAGGCATCAGGGAAAAACAGAGTGGTACAACAAGCTTCTCTAAGGAAAAAAATGAAAGAACATTTTTCATCAAAGGCTCATAACATTTGTAAAGACAACTTCAAAATACGTGAGCAGGATACTATAACAAACGTAGTAGATACAATGAATAAAAAATATTTCAGTACTACTTGTAGAGTATTTAATACAGTTTACAGCCTGTCAAAAAGATGTAAACCATTTTCAGACATAGAAGATGAGATTGAACTGCAAATGAAAAATGGATTAGATATGGGAATAGGATTGCATTCACGTAAAACTGctgtgaaaatagttgattttattGTAAAGGAAATTAAAAAAGAAATATTTACTAAAATTACTGAAAATGATAAGAAAATATGTTTGATTATTGACGAAGCTTCAACGATATCTTGCAAACCAGTTATTATACTTTTCTTAAAAGTTGAGGACTCAGTTTCATCTCCAAAAATTTTTGTTGAGCTAGTTGAATTGGAAAAACAAGATGCAGAGACAATATGTTCTTCAGTTATGGAAAGTTTAAATAAAGTTGGGCTTACTAAGAACTACTTACAAAAACATTTAATAGGATTTTGCTCTGATGGTGCAAGTGTTATGCTTGGGAGAAAATGTGGAGTGAGCACTTGGATAGCAAAAGACTTTCCAAACATAATATTATGGCACTGTTTAAACCATCGCCTCCAACTTGTTTTAGATGACTCAATAAAGGAAATAAAGCAAGTAAATCATTTCAAAATATTCATTGATAAGATATATACTATTTTTCATCAATCCAATAAGAACCAGATTGAACTTAACAAAAtatccgaacaactcggaattgaaATTATAAAGATTGGTAGAGTTTTGGGACCAAGATGGGCTGCCTGTAGTTTAAGGTCAACCCTAGCTGTGTGGCGCGCTTATCCTGCGCTACATCACTATTTTTCTTCAAATGCAAAGTACTTGGGTATGGCTACCCgtcttaaaaatatattttttttcactgATTTGGCATTGATGATTGATATTTTAAACGAAATTTCTCTACTTTCCAATGCACTGCAAGCAAGAAATACAGACATAATTAAGGCTGAAAAACTTGTGATACGATCTATTAAAGCATTTGAAATGCTTGAAAAAGAAAAGGGTCCATACGAAAAAAAAGTTCATGAATTAATTACTTCAGAAAGCTACAAAAATATAGATTTTGTAGAAAATCATCGATTTGTTGGCCTTCCTCGGGAAACACTTTTAGAAGGCATTGTAACGaatttgaaaaaaatattaatGGATTGTGGACATTTAAAAGCAAGTTGTAGCCAATTTAATGATAGTAATACatttaaatttctcactttttTGGAGCCAGATTACTGGAATATTGAAGAAGTAATAGTTCCATGGAAAGCAGCTGAAGAGCAATTGCATGTATTTAATACATATTTCAATTACCAAATTGATATTAATGAGTATCGAGATtttgtggaaaatgttttaaaaaactaCCAGAACTATTCAATTCCTGAAAGTGTTCAAAGAGCTAAAAATATTGTCAGAACAATTGCTGTAAGTTCAGCTGAAGCAGAAAGGGGTTTTTCAAAGATGAACATTATATGTTCTGAGAAGAGAAGTCGCCTAACTGTTTCCAATATATCAAACATAATGATTATCAGTCTAATCGGCCTACCGCTAAAGGAATGGAATCCTACTCCTACCGTGCAAAGATGGTTAAGGGTAAATCACACAGCTGATGATGCTCGGATAAAAGCAAAGAAAATTGCAAGTGAGGACGCCAATCAAACAGCAATATGGAAATATCTTCAATAA